A portion of the uncultured Bacteroides sp. genome contains these proteins:
- the tnpB gene encoding IS66 family insertion sequence element accessory protein TnpB (TnpB, as the term is used for proteins encoded by IS66 family insertion elements, is considered an accessory protein, since TnpC, encoded by a neighboring gene, is a DDE family transposase.), with protein MFNLNDSMRYYLYPYPTDMRKSFYTLSGVVRDLMGQDVRKGDVFIFIGRTCSSMKILHMECGGLVIYHLRLEEGMFRLPVFDEETHTYRTSWQDLMLMVQGIDTNKCTRQKRWNPHNK; from the coding sequence ATGTTCAATCTGAATGACTCAATGCGCTACTATTTGTATCCGTACCCCACGGATATGCGCAAAAGCTTTTACACCCTGAGCGGTGTTGTCAGAGACCTGATGGGGCAGGATGTCCGTAAAGGGGATGTGTTCATCTTTATTGGCCGTACTTGTAGCAGCATGAAGATTCTGCATATGGAGTGCGGTGGATTGGTGATCTATCACTTGAGGCTGGAAGAAGGGATGTTCAGACTACCCGTTTTTGATGAAGAAACACATACCTACAGAACAAGTTGGCAGGATTTAATGCTTATGGTACAAGGCATTGATACGAACAAATGCACCCGTCAAAAAAGATGGAATCCACACAACAAATAG
- the istA gene encoding IS21 family transposase yields MANDKITMLKLKRMLQLLSCGQSLNFICSELHMSKRTVHNYKQLVSQTNLTYDALLRLSDFDLAAILQPASSVPQADGRKSTLDFQLEGYLSELNRPYVTIQLLWEEYIVQYPDGYQYTQFKKYLTDYRKHHEYVYHNTYAPGQEWQIDFAGDHLYLTDRKSGSSQAVVLLCCILPFSGYAFAIALMSAVMEHFFYGLGKGLEYLGAVPQVAKSDNMTQWVKKSSRYEPRFTDATDQWCLHYGIMPDVCRVRKPRDKGPVEGLVNKLYQFIYARMRNEVFYTLDSLNSRILELLDEFNYKDIKRKGISRRDIYIREEKPLMNVLPLTPYRFRYQKEFTVSSNYHVLVGSEQHSYSIPYQYVGKRAKVLWDMDTVEVYVAAERIVIHRRNFAAYGYTTQENHMPANHIAYKRTKEYNAAAIQARALHIGQATKWAVDSLLASRNFPQQSYRTCQGIFSLASRYGERRIESACSIIRSGSLGFTLTMLRNILQKNLDLDQNQTETISTTPLNTQVRGAQEYNQINNKER; encoded by the coding sequence ATGGCAAATGATAAAATTACGATGTTAAAACTAAAACGCATGCTTCAACTTCTCAGCTGTGGTCAATCGCTGAACTTCATTTGTTCAGAGCTGCATATGAGTAAGCGCACTGTTCACAACTACAAGCAACTAGTGTCTCAAACAAATCTTACTTACGATGCTCTTCTACGTCTGAGTGACTTCGACCTTGCCGCCATTCTGCAACCTGCATCATCCGTCCCCCAAGCAGACGGACGTAAAAGCACATTGGACTTTCAGTTGGAAGGTTATCTTTCAGAACTCAACCGCCCGTATGTGACGATCCAATTACTTTGGGAAGAATATATTGTCCAATATCCGGATGGATACCAATATACACAATTCAAAAAATATCTGACCGATTACCGTAAACATCACGAGTATGTCTATCACAATACTTATGCTCCGGGTCAAGAGTGGCAGATTGATTTTGCAGGCGATCATCTTTATCTGACCGATCGTAAGAGCGGCTCTTCCCAAGCCGTGGTACTTCTGTGCTGCATTCTCCCCTTTAGCGGCTACGCTTTTGCCATCGCCCTGATGAGTGCTGTTATGGAACATTTCTTCTACGGTTTAGGAAAAGGACTTGAGTATCTTGGCGCTGTTCCTCAAGTGGCTAAAAGCGATAACATGACCCAATGGGTAAAGAAGTCCTCCCGTTATGAGCCCAGGTTTACAGATGCCACAGACCAGTGGTGCCTTCATTACGGCATCATGCCGGATGTCTGTCGTGTACGCAAGCCCCGTGATAAGGGTCCGGTGGAAGGACTGGTAAATAAACTCTATCAGTTCATTTATGCCCGTATGCGGAATGAAGTCTTTTATACGCTAGACAGCCTAAACAGCCGTATTCTGGAACTTTTGGATGAGTTCAACTACAAGGATATCAAACGCAAAGGAATCAGTCGCAGAGACATTTATATACGTGAAGAGAAACCGCTGATGAACGTACTTCCTCTTACTCCATACCGTTTTCGTTACCAGAAAGAGTTTACCGTCTCCTCCAATTACCATGTACTTGTGGGTAGTGAACAGCACTCTTATAGCATTCCTTATCAATATGTGGGAAAACGGGCAAAAGTCCTGTGGGATATGGATACCGTTGAGGTTTACGTGGCAGCAGAACGTATCGTGATCCATAGAAGGAACTTTGCCGCTTATGGTTATACCACTCAAGAGAACCACATGCCTGCCAATCATATCGCTTATAAACGCACCAAAGAGTATAATGCGGCAGCCATACAAGCACGTGCTCTGCATATTGGACAAGCTACCAAATGGGCTGTGGACAGTCTACTGGCAAGCAGAAACTTTCCTCAACAGTCCTACAGAACTTGCCAGGGGATCTTCTCTCTGGCTTCAAGATATGGTGAGAGGCGCATAGAGAGTGCCTGCTCAATCATACGCTCCGGATCTTTAGGTTTTACGCTGACCATGCTAAGAAATATACTCCAAAAGAATCTGGATCTGGATCAGAATCAAACAGAAACAATCTCCACAACGCCTCTGAACACACAAGTAAGAGGCGCGCAGGAATATAATCAAATTAATAACAAAGAAAGATGA
- a CDS encoding ATP-binding protein translates to MNKNILKTVIADNQTEVPKYKVIPRDFTFEEFGNYVFVGIRRAGKSYLLYQRMQQLLAQGIQWDEMLYINFEDERLTGMGIEDLNLLLEVHLEMYGKKPILFLDEIQNITGWEKFARRMADTKHRVYITGSNAKMLSQDIQSTLGGRYIPIDVYPYSFKEFLTANNIPTTANQLLSTEAKADVLRKFNDYFYFGGFPEGAEFSAKRDYLTSVYQKIYLGDIAARHAVENTFALRILFKKLAESVKQPLSFTRIANIVSSTGAKVGTNTVINYMEYAKDAWLINPILNIAGKLVDKETSPKYYFTDNGILNLFLLDGNTSLLENMVAVTLLRKYGRNDAVYFYNQGVEVDFYIPDTYTAIQVCYNLDNSDGTFDREVKALLKIPKALECNKLLIITRDTERMLEMDGKVIEVVPIWKWLLDL, encoded by the coding sequence ATGAATAAGAACATTCTCAAAACAGTTATTGCCGATAATCAGACAGAAGTCCCAAAATATAAGGTGATTCCCCGAGATTTCACTTTTGAAGAATTCGGGAATTACGTTTTTGTTGGTATCAGGCGGGCGGGAAAATCTTACCTGCTCTATCAACGGATGCAGCAGTTACTTGCACAAGGCATCCAGTGGGATGAAATGCTTTACATCAATTTTGAGGACGAACGTCTTACCGGAATGGGTATTGAGGATTTAAACCTGTTATTGGAAGTTCATTTGGAAATGTATGGAAAGAAACCCATCCTATTTCTTGATGAGATACAAAATATTACCGGATGGGAAAAGTTTGCCCGTCGTATGGCTGACACTAAACATCGGGTGTATATTACGGGAAGCAATGCCAAAATGTTAAGTCAGGATATTCAGAGCACATTAGGCGGACGCTATATTCCCATTGATGTATATCCATATTCGTTCAAAGAGTTTCTAACGGCAAACAATATTCCTACAACTGCCAATCAGTTATTGTCTACGGAAGCCAAAGCAGACGTATTGCGAAAATTCAATGATTATTTCTACTTTGGTGGATTCCCCGAAGGTGCTGAATTTTCAGCAAAAAGAGATTACCTTACCAGTGTGTATCAGAAAATCTATCTGGGAGATATTGCAGCCCGCCACGCTGTAGAAAACACGTTTGCTTTACGTATCTTATTTAAGAAATTGGCAGAGAGTGTCAAGCAACCATTATCATTTACCCGGATAGCGAATATTGTATCATCAACTGGAGCAAAAGTTGGTACGAATACTGTTATCAACTATATGGAGTATGCTAAAGACGCATGGCTTATCAATCCCATACTAAACATCGCAGGTAAATTGGTAGATAAAGAGACCTCTCCCAAATATTATTTTACAGACAATGGAATTCTTAACCTTTTCTTGTTGGATGGGAACACTTCTTTGCTGGAGAATATGGTCGCTGTGACTTTACTGCGTAAATATGGGCGTAATGATGCTGTTTATTTCTACAATCAAGGTGTTGAAGTTGATTTCTATATTCCTGATACTTATACAGCTATTCAAGTATGTTACAACCTTGACAATAGTGATGGTACATTTGACAGGGAAGTAAAAGCGCTGCTGAAGATTCCGAAAGCATTGGAATGCAACAAACTTTTGATTATTACACGGGATACAGAACGAATGTTGGAGATGGACGGTAAGGTAATTGAAGTCGTTCCTATATGGAAGTGGCTGCTAGATCTTTAG
- a CDS encoding AAA family ATPase: MTSDELYDSFCAEFPLGILNAMSIDRYTNLNKKDSFCYWLEAVTSDLGSIWGGSSYKFGIYKYNVIPKRNDNNYIHDEEYAWLAKYGKGKEEAFENIKKIICQVANAANSGNLQEIDNLDLGDAFKWKIAFLYSNKSIVSVFNPAMLRIAAESKGLNDVKSKKVSDLQQFLLNLRGDTDIFEYSRELWEIASQVIKDRRNTWVYAPGDGACFWEDFYNDGVMAIGWDELEDLSQYKSQTEINKELQASYGTNTSKSNDAKACFDFYNNVKIGDSIIVKKGLYEVLGYGVVESDYFYEDSVDEFKNRRKVSWEYNGVWTSPVSLPQKTLTKKDEGFRNTIMDIITSNYDINQYEDDIIRNLLLSKKQIIVQGAPGTGKTYKTAELAVAICNPAFSKFGDRNVVMEEYNRLKSEGQISFTTFHQSMDYEEFVEDFKPVNNLNSVVFEPKGGLFKEICDRALLNTISLSKNISTELEFDDIYSQLIENILSKAVKSLKTKTGVDIEFKPNSNNNLNFRYNSGNDEKIWSRNIVSKDRLRKLYLSFDTQAKVNAIQDINSEIRSVIKGCDTSAYWAVLKYIVDHKNTMEEDVLDTNDLSDKDKESAIQVFLTTLRKERVYIKDAQNYVLIIDEINRGNISKILGELITLLEADKRIGEINELTAKLPYSQNEFGVPANLYIIGTMNTADRSVGYIDYAIRRRFAFVSVPADVTVIEAYYDNDKNQKMIATGLYNSVNRLICDGINSEFNVDDLMIGHSYFMVDLTKQTDFETKISSKLEYEIKPLLREYANDGILNLSKNNEGKYDCIEQLSMMSVQTANEQ, from the coding sequence ATGACAAGTGATGAGTTATATGATTCGTTTTGTGCTGAATTTCCTTTAGGAATACTTAATGCAATGTCTATTGACAGGTACACAAATCTAAATAAGAAAGACTCTTTTTGCTATTGGCTGGAAGCTGTAACGTCCGACTTAGGTAGTATATGGGGTGGATCTTCTTACAAATTTGGAATATACAAATACAACGTAATTCCCAAAAGGAATGACAACAATTACATTCATGATGAAGAATACGCTTGGCTGGCTAAATATGGAAAAGGCAAAGAGGAGGCATTTGAAAATATTAAAAAAATTATTTGTCAGGTTGCTAACGCCGCCAATAGTGGGAATCTTCAAGAAATTGATAATTTAGACCTTGGCGATGCCTTTAAATGGAAAATTGCCTTTCTATATTCAAATAAAAGTATAGTATCAGTATTTAATCCGGCAATGTTACGCATTGCCGCCGAGTCAAAAGGTTTGAATGATGTGAAATCTAAGAAAGTTTCGGATTTGCAGCAGTTCCTTTTAAACTTAAGAGGGGATACGGATATTTTTGAATATAGTCGTGAGCTATGGGAAATAGCTTCGCAGGTAATAAAAGACCGTCGAAATACGTGGGTGTATGCTCCCGGTGATGGTGCTTGTTTCTGGGAAGATTTTTACAATGATGGTGTAATGGCTATTGGTTGGGATGAGCTTGAGGATTTATCACAATACAAGAGTCAAACAGAAATCAATAAAGAGCTACAAGCATCGTATGGAACAAATACAAGTAAATCAAATGATGCGAAGGCGTGTTTTGATTTTTATAATAATGTAAAAATTGGCGATTCTATTATTGTCAAAAAAGGACTGTATGAAGTTCTCGGTTATGGTGTCGTCGAATCTGACTACTTTTATGAGGATTCTGTTGACGAATTCAAAAATAGGCGAAAAGTATCATGGGAATATAACGGAGTATGGACTTCGCCAGTTTCTTTGCCTCAAAAAACACTAACAAAAAAAGATGAAGGATTTAGAAATACAATTATGGATATAATTACCAGTAATTATGATATTAATCAATACGAAGATGATATTATAAGAAATTTACTTCTTTCAAAAAAGCAAATCATAGTTCAAGGTGCTCCCGGAACGGGAAAAACTTATAAGACGGCAGAACTAGCTGTTGCAATCTGCAACCCTGCATTTTCCAAATTTGGCGACCGAAATGTCGTTATGGAAGAATATAATAGATTGAAAAGTGAAGGACAAATTAGTTTTACCACCTTTCATCAATCAATGGATTATGAGGAATTTGTTGAAGATTTTAAACCGGTAAATAATTTGAATAGTGTTGTTTTCGAGCCCAAAGGAGGATTATTTAAAGAGATTTGTGATCGTGCATTGCTTAATACAATCTCTCTATCTAAGAATATATCGACAGAGTTAGAATTTGATGATATATATAGTCAACTAATAGAAAATATTTTATCGAAAGCAGTTAAATCATTAAAAACAAAGACTGGCGTTGATATTGAATTCAAACCAAATTCCAATAATAATCTTAACTTTAGATATAATAGCGGTAATGACGAAAAGATTTGGTCAAGAAATATAGTCTCTAAAGACCGACTTCGAAAATTGTATTTGTCTTTTGACACCCAAGCAAAAGTTAATGCTATACAAGATATTAATAGTGAAATACGAAGTGTGATAAAGGGTTGTGACACATCTGCTTATTGGGCAGTTTTAAAATATATCGTAGACCATAAAAACACCATGGAAGAGGATGTTTTAGACACAAATGATTTGTCAGATAAAGACAAAGAATCTGCAATCCAAGTTTTTCTCACTACTCTCCGAAAGGAAAGGGTTTATATTAAAGATGCTCAAAACTATGTTTTGATTATTGATGAAATAAATCGAGGAAACATATCTAAAATATTAGGAGAACTCATCACCCTTCTTGAAGCAGATAAGCGAATAGGAGAAATTAATGAACTTACAGCTAAACTACCTTACTCACAAAACGAATTTGGAGTACCAGCAAATTTGTATATCATTGGAACAATGAATACGGCTGATAGAAGTGTTGGCTATATTGACTACGCCATCCGCAGAAGATTTGCGTTTGTCTCTGTACCTGCTGATGTCACAGTAATAGAAGCTTACTATGACAATGATAAAAATCAGAAAATGATAGCAACGGGACTTTATAATTCTGTCAATAGATTAATCTGCGATGGGATCAATTCTGAATTTAACGTTGATGATTTGATGATAGGGCACAGTTATTTTATGGTAGATTTAACTAAGCAAACAGATTTCGAAACAAAAATTTCCAGCAAATTAGAATATGAAATTAAGCCACTTTTAAGGGAGTACGCGAATGATGGAATACTCAATTTGTCTAAAAATAATGAGGGTAAGTATGATTGCATAGAACAATTATCCATGATGTCAGTTCAAACGGCCAATGAACAATAA
- the istB gene encoding IS21-like element helper ATPase IstB — MNNQETADQLEGLKLKGMADAYKAIISLPMQDRPGMELTIAKLVEAERIYRNNQKTMMYLKTSKLRYGACIEDIECSVARNLTKDMMSQIGDCSFIRRAENILITGLTGCGKSYLACALGRQACQLGFRTEYLNMNKFIERIALSKIDGTFLKVITHLEKNELIILDDFGLQPLDVNSRLALLQILEERYDRKSVIIISQLPISKWYDYIAEPTLADAIMDRLINNATHIELKGESMRKRQKK; from the coding sequence ATGAACAATCAAGAAACAGCGGACCAGTTAGAAGGTCTCAAACTTAAAGGGATGGCCGATGCTTATAAGGCTATCATCAGTCTGCCCATGCAAGACAGGCCGGGTATGGAGCTTACCATAGCCAAACTCGTTGAAGCGGAACGTATTTACCGCAATAACCAAAAGACCATGATGTATCTGAAAACCAGCAAGCTCAGATACGGTGCGTGCATAGAGGATATAGAATGTTCGGTGGCGCGCAATCTGACCAAAGACATGATGTCTCAAATTGGGGATTGCAGTTTTATACGCAGAGCGGAGAATATCCTAATAACAGGGCTTACAGGATGCGGCAAGTCTTATCTGGCATGTGCCTTGGGAAGACAAGCGTGCCAACTCGGATTCCGCACGGAGTATCTGAACATGAACAAGTTTATTGAGAGAATAGCCTTGTCGAAAATTGATGGAACTTTCCTCAAAGTGATTACTCATCTGGAGAAGAATGAACTGATCATACTGGATGACTTTGGATTACAACCATTGGACGTTAATTCCAGATTGGCGCTCTTGCAAATCTTAGAGGAAAGGTATGATAGAAAATCGGTTATTATTATATCACAACTACCGATTAGTAAATGGTATGATTACATAGCAGAACCTACCTTAGCGGATGCAATTATGGACAGGCTGATTAATAACGCAACCCACATAGAACTTAAAGGTGAATCCATGAGAAAAAGACAGAAAAAATAA
- a CDS encoding ATP-binding protein: MIEKESLQSLIDSGEGYNVEFKVRVPSKVRELTEEICAFANADGGYLLIGIDDNGLIIGTNLENDKRSAIQGSISEISPALHCEMYAVTIEDKSIWVIDVPSGKDKPYIFSGSIFVREGANSQKLRTVEEMRSFFQECNKIFFDTIPCSWFNIYTDADEQAIKDFRTEAKLSPSITSKQIFENLELFTDKGIAKNGAAMFFGKQPERKFPHAITRCVLFKGTTKVYIIDDKVFGGPLYQQYLQAMGWLESKLQVAYNIKGTGPREEIWEIPLDVFKEAIINALSHRDYYEEGATIMIEMFDDRVEVSNPGGLLPIVAKDFGHKSMTRNPLIFGLFTRMHLVEKVASGIPRMQEAMKAANLPEPEFHTEGMFTAVFKRKHSITSDTVNGTVNGTVNGTVNGTVNENEQIVLDLIRKEEGLNAIEISERIYKSLRMTKRYLKSLNEKKLVEFRGASKTGGYYLI; encoded by the coding sequence ATGATTGAGAAAGAAAGCCTACAATCACTCATTGATAGCGGAGAAGGCTATAATGTGGAGTTTAAAGTTCGTGTCCCCTCAAAGGTTCGTGAACTGACAGAAGAAATTTGCGCTTTCGCCAACGCTGACGGAGGATATTTGCTTATTGGGATAGATGATAACGGACTGATTATCGGTACCAACTTAGAGAATGATAAACGTTCGGCTATTCAGGGTTCTATCAGCGAGATTTCTCCTGCACTCCATTGTGAGATGTATGCTGTAACTATTGAAGACAAATCAATTTGGGTAATTGATGTTCCATCAGGCAAGGATAAACCTTATATTTTTTCCGGTTCTATCTTTGTCCGTGAAGGAGCCAATTCTCAAAAGCTCCGTACAGTAGAAGAAATGCGCAGCTTCTTTCAGGAATGTAATAAGATATTCTTTGATACCATTCCCTGCTCGTGGTTCAACATCTACACGGATGCTGACGAACAAGCGATAAAAGACTTCCGCACAGAGGCAAAACTGAGTCCATCTATTACCAGCAAACAGATATTTGAGAATTTGGAACTGTTCACGGATAAAGGAATAGCTAAGAACGGTGCTGCCATGTTCTTTGGGAAACAACCTGAACGGAAATTCCCGCACGCAATAACAAGATGTGTTCTTTTCAAGGGAACAACTAAAGTATATATCATAGATGATAAGGTATTTGGTGGACCATTATACCAACAGTATTTACAGGCAATGGGGTGGCTCGAAAGTAAGTTGCAAGTGGCATACAATATTAAAGGCACTGGACCAAGAGAGGAAATATGGGAAATACCCCTTGATGTTTTTAAAGAAGCTATTATCAATGCGCTTTCTCATAGGGACTATTATGAAGAAGGTGCAACCATTATGATAGAGATGTTCGATGACCGAGTAGAAGTTTCCAATCCCGGAGGACTGTTGCCGATAGTTGCTAAAGATTTCGGACACAAGAGTATGACACGTAATCCGTTAATATTCGGACTATTTACCCGTATGCACTTGGTTGAAAAAGTCGCATCCGGTATTCCTCGTATGCAGGAAGCTATGAAAGCGGCTAATCTTCCTGAACCGGAATTTCACACAGAGGGAATGTTTACGGCAGTGTTCAAGAGAAAACACAGTATCACGAGTGATACTGTAAATGGCACTGTAAATGGCACTGTAAATGGCACTGTAAATGGCACTGTAAATGAGAATGAGCAGATCGTTTTAGATTTAATCAGAAAAGAAGAAGGACTAAATGCTATCGAAATTTCTGAAAGAATATATAAAAGCCTAAGAATGACTAAGCGTTATCTAAAATCTCTCAATGAAAAAAAATTGGTAGAATTTAGAGGTGCGTCAAAAACAGGAGGATATTATTTAATCTAA
- a CDS encoding DUF4373 domain-containing protein, which produces MKNDQYFPHDVTAHNNIKLLRLKADKGLEGYGVYWCLLEYLRMQKNYSMPLSLLPALAREFRLSTEYLSDIIRKYDLFVLDDEQYFSSPGLSKRMKPLEEKRKTMAAKKDQASEVASPEELPKRTQRRKKTVSMVDSQQKYAPEVNTSIVGTIIPIIVDSPAKESEITCSKVMQKSANELFQGAQNNAQNSMQNSAKTTKNALLQNADNERVATCSLEEESKVEKDKVKYGCCGTTTARVTTSITTNNYQVSILPFLDCHKKEKSKEPTSKLLVSDYFDGDCSSYERFNLLRSSSIACLMLRPPPSPDLRHKSFALAG; this is translated from the coding sequence ATGAAGAATGATCAGTACTTTCCACACGATGTAACAGCGCACAATAACATTAAACTGTTACGCCTCAAAGCCGATAAAGGTCTTGAGGGATACGGTGTTTATTGGTGCCTATTGGAATATCTGCGCATGCAGAAAAATTATTCGATGCCACTCTCTCTGCTTCCTGCCTTGGCTCGGGAGTTTCGTCTTTCGACGGAGTATTTATCTGATATTATCCGGAAGTACGACTTGTTTGTGCTGGATGATGAACAGTACTTCTCGTCCCCCGGACTCAGCAAACGGATGAAGCCGCTTGAGGAAAAGCGTAAGACAATGGCAGCAAAAAAAGATCAGGCATCCGAGGTTGCATCTCCAGAGGAATTGCCAAAAAGAACGCAGAGACGAAAAAAGACTGTTTCGATGGTTGATTCGCAACAGAAGTATGCACCGGAAGTGAATACATCAATTGTTGGAACCATCATTCCAATAATTGTCGATTCTCCGGCAAAAGAGTCTGAAATAACTTGCTCGAAAGTGATGCAAAAGAGTGCAAACGAACTGTTTCAAGGTGCACAAAACAATGCGCAAAATAGCATGCAAAACAGTGCAAAAACAACGAAAAATGCACTTTTGCAAAACGCTGATAATGAACGAGTTGCAACGTGTTCTCTAGAAGAGGAAAGTAAAGTAGAAAAAGATAAAGTAAAGTATGGTTGTTGTGGTACAACAACTGCGCGCGTAACAACTTCCATAACCACCAACAATTACCAAGTTTCTATTCTTCCATTTTTGGATTGCCACAAAAAAGAAAAAAGCAAAGAGCCAACTTCCAAGCTTCTCGTTTCGGATTACTTTGATGGAGATTGTAGTAGCTACGAGCGATTCAACTTGTTGCGCTCAAGTTCAATCGCTTGCTTGATGCTACGCCCACCTCCTTCGCCTGACCTCCGGCACAAGAGTTTTGCTTTAGCGGGGTAA
- a CDS encoding ImmA/IrrE family metallo-endopeptidase, producing MENRGIEQIANDILTKYVKRGGVHKVFNEIMEAEGIKFREMNSLNADFVGALTKYSNGQSYIMLNRSIDNDGRKHFTIAHELGHYFLSHQLTQNSFYCLNDEITEEGVWKNPIEQEANYFASCFLMPEHKVKNAFLAILSRSKKAKAKDFLHVQNNWTFGIWCGIRDDLMKRYGVSEAALRYRLQQLNLARFEFVSNKNTV from the coding sequence ATGGAAAATAGAGGGATAGAACAAATCGCCAATGACATATTGACAAAGTACGTCAAAAGAGGAGGCGTTCACAAAGTTTTCAACGAAATAATGGAGGCTGAAGGGATAAAATTTCGAGAAATGAACTCTCTTAATGCCGATTTCGTTGGAGCACTGACCAAGTATTCTAACGGACAATCATACATAATGCTTAATCGTTCGATTGATAACGATGGACGTAAACATTTCACGATAGCCCACGAATTAGGACACTACTTCTTATCTCACCAATTAACACAAAACTCCTTTTATTGCTTGAATGACGAAATTACAGAAGAGGGAGTATGGAAGAATCCAATTGAACAAGAAGCAAATTACTTTGCAAGTTGCTTTTTAATGCCGGAACACAAAGTGAAGAATGCGTTTTTAGCTATATTATCAAGGTCGAAGAAAGCGAAAGCAAAAGATTTTCTACACGTTCAGAATAATTGGACTTTCGGTATTTGGTGTGGAATAAGAGATGATTTAATGAAACGTTACGGTGTCTCAGAAGCCGCATTAAGATATCGTCTTCAACAGCTTAATTTAGCGAGATTTGAATTTGTAAGTAATAAAAATACAGTATAA